The DNA segment ACAATAGTTGCCATCGGACCGATGAATTCGGCTAGTTCCTGGCAGCAGCGTTGGATAAATTCAGGGGTAACTTCAGAAATAGAACTAGACTGTGTGGGAAAAACAGTATTTTGTAAAGAGCGATCGATGAGTGATGATTGGGGATGCTGAAGTCGTTGGGGCTGATAGCTAATATAGTCAGAGTATAAATTTTCTTCTAGACCTTGAAGACTAGGAGCTATTGTAATTACTTCATTGTATATTTCACGAGCTGTTCGGGGGCGTTGAGTGGGAGAAAACGCCGTCAGGCAGTCTATTAAATTAGCAAATTCTGTTGGCACCTCGGGTGCAGCTTCATGCCAGTTAAATCTATTATCGGCAAAACTATACAAATTACTAGGATTTTGAGCGGTTAACAAAAAAATTGCCGTACCTCCCAAAGCATAAAAATCTGACTGTAGTACGGCTCTACCTTTCATCTGCTCCATTGGCGTATATCCTGCCGTAACTACACCAGTAATTTCTCCAACAGCTTGTTTTTTAATGTAGCTTTGGTTTAATTCTCTTGCCGTACCAAAATCAATCAGTACTAAAGAACCATTAGCTTTAAGCATAATATTGGTCGGTTTAATATCTCGATGAAAAAAATTATGCTCGTGAACTTTTTCTAAAATTAAGCTTAGTTCTGCCAACCAGCGTAAAACTCTTTTAGGCTGGAGTGGGCGATTTCCCCGTTGATGAATATACTGCTCTAAATTTAAACCCTCAACTTTTTCCATAACCAGACAGTGCAAGGGTTCTTCCCGTCCATTAGGAAAGTAAAGAAAATAACTGTCTGGCTCGACTTTGGGTATGCCAGGGTGATTTAAAATAGTTAATACTCGAGCTTCTTGCTGAAACAATTCTACATATTTTGGATGATTATCCATCAAAACTTTGAGTACCAAAAGATGAGAATTAGAATCTGAGACTTCATAAGTAGTAGCAAACCCTCCTTGACCCAATTCATTTAGAACTCGATATCTTCCATCTAATAGCAATTCCGAACCACACCCCTGACAAAAAATCATGGTATCGGAGTTTTTATTAGGATTCTGGCATTGAGGATTTATGCACAAATTCATTAACTTAGTCAGTCTATATTTTTAAAATATTAAGCTACTGGCGATCGAGCTTGTTTGACTTATAACAAAAAAATAATATTTATATTAAATATGTAAATTATTAGCCAACTACATTAGTCACAACTCAAACTTGAAGAGCAATTGAACCAGTTCATAAATAACTTAAACCAGGTAATCATTGCTACTGAAATTCTTAAACCTTTAATAACGGGCTTACCTGCAAGCACTTCGGGATTAAAAGAAATGCATTTGAGAAGATTTTGATTATTCATAATTAATAACCTTTTGTTCTGGTTTTTGCCCAATAAAATTAAAAACAGTTTCGCTATCTACAACTTCGCCTCTTTCTGCTGCCTCAATCTCCACAAATTGAAATTTTATTATCTAACAGATACTTAGTTCAACACGCTATGTATAGCGTATTTGCGTAAGCCCTGTTAACGCTTCTACGGCTGCTTCTATAGCGATCGCCACATGAGTCCAATGAGTACCCCCCTGACAAAAGGCAATATAGGGTTCGCGCAAAGGACCATCGGCAGAGAATTCCGAGGTACTGCCGTCGATAAACGTGCCTCCTGCCATAACTAACTGGCTTTCATACCCAGGCATATGAGCGGGAACGGGTTCTAAATAAGAATCTATAGGGGAGTGCTGCTGAATAGCTCGACAAAAGGCAATAAGTTTTTCTGGCGAACCGAGTTCGATTCCTTGAATTACGTCGCGACGAGAGACTAAAGGTTGGGGATTAACTGGATAACCCAGGCGATCGAAAACATAGGCGGTTAAATGAGTTCCTTTAATCGCTTCTCCTACCATCTGCGGTGCTAGAAATAGTCCTTGAAATAGCAGGCGATTTTG comes from the Myxosarcina sp. GI1 genome and includes:
- a CDS encoding serine/threonine-protein kinase; this translates as MNLCINPQCQNPNKNSDTMIFCQGCGSELLLDGRYRVLNELGQGGFATTYEVSDSNSHLLVLKVLMDNHPKYVELFQQEARVLTILNHPGIPKVEPDSYFLYFPNGREEPLHCLVMEKVEGLNLEQYIHQRGNRPLQPKRVLRWLAELSLILEKVHEHNFFHRDIKPTNIMLKANGSLVLIDFGTARELNQSYIKKQAVGEITGVVTAGYTPMEQMKGRAVLQSDFYALGGTAIFLLTAQNPSNLYSFADNRFNWHEAAPEVPTEFANLIDCLTAFSPTQRPRTAREIYNEVITIAPSLQGLEENLYSDYISYQPQRLQHPQSSLIDRSLQNTVFPTQSSSISEVTPEFIQRCCQELAEFIGPMATIVCKRALAQNPNLTKTELLETLAEKIANPQQAFIFKQRLS
- a CDS encoding DUF433 domain-containing protein, coding for MNNQNLLKCISFNPEVLAGKPVIKGLRISVAMITWFKLFMNWFNCSSSLSCD